The nucleotide window AAAACCTCAATTTCAGAAAAATCAAAGCATTCCCTTACAGGTCTTGAGTGAAACATGCAACAATggctttaaaaacataattcttGAGAGACGGGCAGAGGGTAGCTATAAATCTACAATGTACCAAGCTTTAGAAATCAGCTTAAGGTCTCAATGTAATGTGTGTTGCATATGTGCACATGTTCTCTTTGGTCCCTAACCTGGTCCAGTTTTGCCTTAAACTGGAAGGTCACTTTTCTCCCCAATGGCCAGAGTCAGAGTCATAGCTTCTCTGTCCCTCTCAGAGGACAGGAGGAAGGGATAAAAACTGCCCTCCTTCAGGGGTTGTTGTTGATGATCTGCCTCGGCCGTCCGTAACCCGTCATACCAGCTTGAGACGCTCCCCGATTTGTGCCCATCTGAAGGCCGATGACGTTCCTGCCTTCGTTCAGCTGATCCTCCGAAAAATCTCTCCTGTTCTCCTGCGACTTCCTGCACACGTACAAGCACTTCTTTTAGTGTCTCGTGCCTCGTTTTTCCCCAGTCATCTAGATCTGTCTAGATGGGACAGATAACTGGCTAATCAATTGGGAggaaaaacagctcaaactcaCTTGGGGAACCAGTTGGGATCTCCTTTGTAGTTGCCATCATTCTTTGTGACAGCCAAACTACCCAGGGCCAGCAGGGTCCTCTGAACGGCAGCCAAGTCCTTGCCTGGAAACATGAATCAGTCTCAGTCGAACACATACAGGAGGAAGAAACGGACCTGAACAATATGTTCTTCATCTAGTCTACAGTAGTTCTGCTAAAACCAAATCAAAAAAGGCGTCTTACTTTCATAAAGATCCACAGTCTGGAACATGTCCGTTTTGATGACTCCGTAGCTTTCTGCAGCCTTAAGGAACATGGAGATTTGCTCCATCTGCTTGAAGGCCATACTGGAGGTTTTAACGCTCTTTATTGGTTTGTTGGCTCCATGCAGGCTGTTGATGAGCTCACAGAGTACCTAAACGCAGAAGGAGGCACATCCCTCTCATTAGCACTGCCACCAGTGTGATTTACTGAAGTCATATTTAGATAATTGCATTCCTGCAGACCGAAACACTCACACATCCATCCTTGAGCCACTTTTGGAAGCCGGTCTTGTCTGGCTCGGGCCGGCCAACTCCGGGGCCACACTGGGCAACGATCCACTCCACCAGCCTCTCCTCCAGTTCTGGGTCGTACTTCTTATCAATCTTACTCTGAACCTCGCGGCTTAGGCCGTATGCTGGACCCCTGTTTGCCATGATGGTCCTGTTGGGTTTTAATGTTAGAATTAGATAGGCTGGTAGTTTACCAAACCTTACATCCTGGCAGTGAAGTGCGTCCAACAATTAACCTGCAATGCAAACACCCAAGACCCTGGACTTCAGATGAGATGCTCTTTGTGGGTGTATTAtggtttattttctaaatatcgTAATAAGAAGGGGCTTTTTCAAGGGCTTTTTACAGTACCTTGCAACAGTATTCAGTTCTacaacctttccacattttggcACGCTTGAACCTTAAACTGCAATGTACTTTGAGTTTGAGTgttagatcaacacaaagtggagGAATAGTGATGCCGAAGGAAAATTATTCTTGGTTTTCAAATCTTTAAGtcataaataaaattctatTAGGTGTGCTGGACATTAGCATTTAACTCCTTTTCCTTGGTTACACCTGAAGAAACAAAAACCAGGGCAACCAATTCCTTTCCTGAAGGTTACCACCTAGTAAACACGGTTCACGGTTGCGTCATTTAACCTCTGCATaagtccagctgttctgtgaaagcctcaggaggtttgttggagaacattagtgaacagcatcatgaagaccaaagaacacagccaACAGGCAAAAATGGCACTATTCCTTCATCAATATTGTGTTCAGAGTATCAAAACAGCTAGGCTCTTTCTCTCGCTCAGTGAAAATATTTAAGTGCTTTGAAAATTAAGTGGTATGGTACACTGTGGGGATACTTTTCTTCAGTAGAGTCAGGAAAGCCGCTCAGATCTTCCTGACGTCCTGTTGTAAACTAAAGATTGCGGTGGTGATTCAGCGTCCAGAAGGACAACACCCTAATCATACAGCACCATCTACAAAAGGAACGGTTTAGATCCAGGCTTGTTTTGTAGCCGTTAGaacggtctagtcaaagtccagacctaaatccaattgggCACATGTGGCAACACGTGACAATTGTTCATGGACGTTGTCCATCCAAACCCAACTAAGTTTGaggtattttgcaaagaatagaAAAACAGCCAGCATGCAGATGAAGACATGCCCAAAAGACCTGGAGCTGCAATAGCAGCAAGAGGTGGTTTTACTAAAGCATTGCCTCAGAGTGAGCTGAATTAACATGTATGTAAGactttcagatttaaaaaaaaaaaaaaaaaaaaaaagccattttattatgattattttggtGCTAGATTAACAGTTGTACATACTTGATgcatagaaagaaaataatgcagtttgtggttttaatgtggaAGCTTTGAAGGTGTAGCCCCATTTTATTGCCCACTCCTTTGTTAGCACAATCATTTGCTTTTTATTGAGTTATAAGGGACTGTAGGTAGTATCTAGTGTATGtcaacagtaaaaataaaagcagtttctGGTCTCAAGTAGGGAAGAGGGAGGGACGAGGAATTCCCTGAAACCTATCGGGATTACTGTTTGTATAGCCTATTCAACTGTACAGTTGATTGTAAATTGCCATGCGGGAAAAACACTGAGTGGGGGTGTTTCCATTATCCAGACCAGGGCAGTGTAATTATCCAACAAAGACATGAAAATTAGAGTGATGAATGTCTTGCGGAATTACAACTCGGCCCGGCCTGTAAGTAATTGCGGTGGGCCTATCTCACTTATTAATGCTGTATGAACTTCCTGTAGAAAAACACCCTTGCTCCCTGCATCCTGTTTgcacactctgctgtcacttccTTCCCCTCTTCCTGACAAAGGTAGCTGTGTGCACAGAGccatctaaaaacaaaacaacgcAGTGTTTTGTCGCTATGGGAACGCGCTTCGAAATGACAAAGACTGCAGTCAGCCTGTTAAATCGATGCATGTCGGGGATGCAAAGTCCTGCAGTTTCTGGATTCCAGATAAGATATATAGACGCTTGGAACTGCGGTTTTTCTTCAACTAATCTAGCAGGTGTGCCAAAAAAAGTGGCGTGTTTTCTTTAAGTTAATATCGCTAAGTagcatgttcttttttgttttctagcaGAAAAACCTGCTTTAATTTGGTCCACGAAGCATATTAGTTCCTCTAGGGCAGAAAGACACACCTGTTTTGTCCATTGCGACACAAGAGGCTCGTCAGGCTTGCACAATAAGTGATGATAGCTTTGACAAATCATCCACACTGAAACAGCTGAGGATCACTTGCACATCGTCTCTTCGCCTCCCCAGGTTTCAGCGGTTACACACTTGAGAAGATGGCCCGCTTCCCACCTAAGTTGTTCCAGAACCAGTTTGACGCAGCAGCaaacttggaaaaaaataaataaataaaaaaaatctaaagtgcGTTTCTCAATCGGAGGAGTTTCATCAGGGATGTCCCGTCTTGCCCGCGTTAACATGTTGCAGCTGCAAACGTCAGGACTCATCTCAGGGAGAACTCAAGGATGACGGAGTCACAATAACCTTTCACTTGGATTACCTGGCACTTCTTATTTGAAGAAATCTCACTCTCTGCCGTTCTTTGAAGTCAAAAATATTGCTTCGCCTCAGAGCTTAAATACAAACGCCTGCTGCTGCAGTGTCTCCAAGCCGGTTGCGTGTTCGGGTGTTGGTCTGGGGCTTTAGGGAGGTTGCAGGAGGATCTCTGCTCTGTAGCAGTCAAGCTGTCTGATGGCTGCTTGGAATCAGCCATAACACCCCCACTGCCGAGGTCACAGCtgtacatttaaatgtttcatcataTTTGGGGCTCAGTACggcttcattttaaaaaacCAGGCCCAAACCAAGTGTGTAGGCAAGGAACAATATGAGATTCTTGGGGAATTTAAAGAAAGTTTCATGTGTCAACACTAAGTAGTGAAAGAagactgtacaaaaaaaacaaaacagaaaaaaaaaaaaaacagaaaaaaaaaacaaatcagccATCTTGTCAACATTACAGTTTGAATAACCAGATTGCTACCAAGGGCTGTTCAGAGCTGctttaatttgctttttatAATTCTATGAGAGccaaaacattgatttaaaatcatCATGTTAAGCTTTTTGCGTAGAATATGAATAATTAATGCACTTTTTCCATTTAGTGCAACGAGTCCAACAAGCTGACAGAAGCTAGTTTATCATTTGGGCTTTCTCCTGTTGGCGGTTTAATACACATCCTGCTTGCTTACCAAAAATGGTTCTAATAAGCCATCGCCTTAACTGTGAAAGGTTGCACTCTTAGTTTTTATGTTGCAACTGTATTTCATAGAGGAGGGGGGGAAGAGTTGGTACCCTTTCAGCCAGCTGTCCAGCAGTTCTCAGCAACAGATGTGAGAGTGTTCACGTCAACTAAAGTCTGAAGACTTAGTTGGTGTGAACCAAGAAAATACTAAGAAAATACTGCTGTGAAAAAGCTCTAGTCACTCAAACAGCTCCTCTAAACTCTTAGTGAAATCCTgtcaaacagtttaaaaaaaaaaaaaaaaaaaaaaaaaaaaaaaaaaaaaaaaaaaaaaaaagtacaaagtaCTCCCCCCCGGTTTTAAAACCATAACCTTTTATTGACGGTATACATGGAGACCGGTAACTGACCCCTCCCTACCATAATTGTCTCTGAATTTGGTGCAGCGAGAACATGGAGctactgctttttaaaaaccttcagTGCTCATTTTACATCTCCATCTACTGATATAGACATCACTGCTACAGTAAATCACAGCAACCAAATCCTTCATACAAATAACTGGCACAAAAATATGCTCGTTTACGCCAACTCCCCAGATTAGCAATATGCAGAAATCTTTTATCTCAAGTCATGCACAAACCGCATCTGATTTTTCAACCaatctaataaaatgacaaagtcatgcAATACTTTTATCGTCACAAACTCTTTCCCGCCAACTGTTTGCCTTATAACACCTGAAACTCCCCTCGTCTCTGCACCGTCATCTGTGCTCCCTTCGTTTCAGTCGCGTCATTTCCCACCACCGCTCCTACACTTTCACATCATTAGAACTTGCAGTCATCCGTCGAGAGGCGTTTCACAACTGCCTTGTTATTGCAacagaatgagaaaaaaaaaaaaaaaaaaaaaggaaaaaaaaaaacagcagttctGATCACGTAAAGGGAGCCGACTTGATATCAGCTTTTGCGTTTGCTTTTCTTCTACAGGCTCGAGTGCTCTCACTCACATTCTTTACACACGCACACTTGATACGACACACGTGTGACGGATAAAGGTCCGCGCTCTCTTCCTGAATCAGAacgtttttgctgttttggagCTTTCAAACCGTTTAAAGACTTCGTTTCCACGTGTGAAACGGGACAGAATGTGGAAAGAGACTTTCCCAGCGTGTGCAGGCCGAATCAGAGAGAGGAAACCAAATATTAACCTCAAACCTGCGTACGATTAAACGGCGCGGGAGGAATGAGAGCAAGGAagagggtggggtggggtgtgtGAATTATTAAACTCTTTCAGTCTTCCAGCATGGGATAATCCACACAAAGCCAACAAAAGGGAAAAGGAATTCAGAAACTTGAGACTGACGAGGAAAACTTTTACTTACGCTCTGTGGTGCTTTCAGGTGCGTAGAAGTGAGCTTGGCCTTGCGTTGCTGTTCCCTTCACGGCTCGGGGCAGAATCTGTTGCCAGTGCAAATGCAACACACACCTCCTGTCTGAACTTTATGACTgcaacagacagagagaggagagagaggagagagagcagAGCAAACAGAGAGTTACGCCTTCAGACCCTCTCATTTCACTCTATGACCCGCCCATATGGCTCCATCTTCATTTCCCCACGAAAATTTAAATTCCTTATTTAGGAATAGGACAGGAAGGGGGGGTGGAAAAACCCCCCAGAACATGTGACTTGAGAGTGTGGTGTGGTCGCTGACAGGAATTCTCCACATTTCCTACTCAACCACAGGAGAACAAGATGGGATtaagcagggggggggggggactgaggCAGGGTTGATAACATCCTCCAGAAGGGAGCAGAGAGAAGGGAGTCGCTGTAATTAAAAAGAGCAACGAGGCACATGTAGGAGGCTATGCGTCGCTTTAATTGAAGCTGGTGCtgtttgtagtttttaaaagaaGTCCGTCTGAAACTAAAACAGCGGGCGGCTGTGAAATGGAAACCCCCATCAGGACGAACAAGAGGAACCGGGTGGCGATACCCAGAAGTCTGACAGCTGGCTCTTCGTTTTAGAAGCAAGGTTTTTGGAAACTTGTACGAAGACAAGCAGAGACGATCCCCTCTGAGGTATTCCAGCCAACCCAACTCTTGgtggcggcggcagcagcaaGTCTGAACCCGTCAGGACTTTTACATGAAGATACGGGATCGTTTCTGGTGCGATTACCCTCCTAGAGCCATGCAGTATTTAAGCCCACCAGGAATCTGGACCCCCGTCATGGGTTTTTAGTTAAAACCACACAGGACTCAGGAGGCCCATGCATTCTCCAACCAGAGTCTTGCTTGTGTTTTAGAAGACCATTTCCTTCTTTCCTGCCCTGACTTTGGGTGCATCACAAAATTGTAgggccttgcagaagtattcactcTTTACCGTGTTACAGCCACAAATCTTCTGAGATAGCCAAACACAGAGTGCATAACTGAAGTGGACGATGGCAAAATAGTTGACTTCAATAGCCACGCAATCAGTAAAGACCTCAGAAGTTTGTtacagaacattagtgaacagacAGCATCACAAAGGTGTACAGCACCGCTACCTGTCAGTTCCCAGAATGGGGCGAAGCTGCAGTGTGGCTTGAAGCTGGGATATgttgcaaaacaagttttcagcatcacatcACAACACTT belongs to Fundulus heteroclitus isolate FHET01 chromosome 11, MU-UCD_Fhet_4.1, whole genome shotgun sequence and includes:
- the LOC105929399 gene encoding transgelin, yielding MANRGPAYGLSREVQSKIDKKYDPELEERLVEWIVAQCGPGVGRPEPDKTGFQKWLKDGCVLCELINSLHGANKPIKSVKTSSMAFKQMEQISMFLKAAESYGVIKTDMFQTVDLYESKDLAAVQRTLLALGSLAVTKNDGNYKGDPNWFPKKSQENRRDFSEDQLNEGRNVIGLQMGTNRGASQAGMTGYGRPRQIINNNP